Proteins found in one Rhizobium sp. NZLR1 genomic segment:
- a CDS encoding DMT family transporter encodes MTVFVLLACLGGVLVGLSRQLNGRLSISTTPLIASFWNHAVGFAVLTCLGLVVGGLLPAEAAEAPWYVFLGGPIGVVFVAAGSWAIARIGAVNAALLIIGGQMVTGVAFDYLRAVPTSFWANATGIVLIVGGMMVSRRRRKAGGSQ; translated from the coding sequence GTGACAGTGTTCGTTCTCCTGGCTTGCCTCGGCGGCGTGCTCGTCGGCCTCAGTCGTCAGCTCAATGGGCGGTTGAGCATATCCACAACGCCGCTGATCGCATCCTTCTGGAATCACGCCGTAGGCTTTGCGGTTCTTACATGCCTTGGTCTCGTTGTCGGAGGCCTGCTTCCAGCTGAAGCCGCCGAGGCGCCTTGGTATGTCTTTTTGGGTGGTCCGATCGGCGTCGTTTTCGTGGCGGCAGGCAGCTGGGCGATTGCTCGGATAGGCGCGGTCAATGCGGCTCTGCTGATCATTGGCGGCCAGATGGTAACGGGGGTGGCGTTTGATTATCTGCGCGCCGTGCCGACGTCGTTCTGGGCGAACGCCACCGGAATTGTTCTCATCGTCGGCGGAATGATGGTCAGCCGGCGGCGACGCAAAGCCGGCGGCTCGCAATAG
- a CDS encoding MOSC and FAD-binding oxidoreductase domain-containing protein → MVRLLSVNVGLPRDITWQGKIVNTAIWKTPVDGPRMVRRLNVDGDGQADLAGHGGEGRAVFVYQIDSYRYWQEQLRRDDFVYGQFGENFTIDGLPDAEVCIGDRYRIGAALFEVTQPRVTCYRLGIRMDEPQMAALLVKHGRPGFYLRVLEEGDVRAGDEITKVASGPEGMSIFAINALLYMPGHPRDQLERALRIPALSAGWRGSFEALLKQRREEGATTGNAGLAAASGPPPAWRGFRPMRVSRKVRESGNVTSLLLEPTDGQPVTAALPGQFVVLRFGPASAPAMMRSYSLSGEPSASHYRVSVKREPHGLAGCYIDDELQIGDIVQASAARGSFTLRPGASPIVLLSAGIGVTPVLAMLHVLAAEASTRQVWWLYATRNGREHPFAEEARGLLGTLAHHRSHIRYSLPDPEDRPKLDFDAYGRLDVQSLRALDLPRDCDVYICGPSTFMSDLTVGLIALGIAPDRIHSEMFGAGPSITPGMSASPPRPPHSPAGSPGSGPLVSFARTGLNVRWEPTFQSLLELAEACDVPVRWSCRTGVCHTCETGLVAGSVDYRPDPVDAPADGNVLICCSKPKGDIVIDL, encoded by the coding sequence ATGGTACGCTTGCTTTCCGTCAATGTGGGCCTGCCGCGCGACATCACTTGGCAAGGCAAGATCGTCAACACCGCCATTTGGAAAACGCCGGTCGATGGCCCGCGCATGGTGCGGCGGTTGAACGTGGACGGCGATGGACAAGCCGACCTCGCCGGCCATGGCGGTGAAGGCCGTGCGGTCTTTGTCTATCAGATCGATTCCTACCGGTACTGGCAGGAGCAGTTGCGCCGCGACGACTTTGTCTACGGGCAGTTCGGAGAGAATTTTACCATCGATGGTTTGCCTGACGCAGAAGTCTGCATTGGAGACCGTTATCGGATCGGCGCCGCGCTGTTCGAGGTGACGCAGCCGCGCGTCACTTGCTACCGGCTTGGTATACGCATGGACGAGCCGCAGATGGCCGCGTTGCTGGTCAAACATGGCCGTCCCGGCTTCTATTTGCGTGTGCTCGAAGAAGGAGACGTGCGGGCAGGCGACGAGATCACGAAGGTTGCGTCCGGCCCCGAAGGCATGAGCATTTTTGCGATCAACGCGCTGCTTTACATGCCCGGCCATCCTCGTGACCAGTTGGAGCGCGCGCTGCGCATCCCGGCGCTGAGCGCCGGCTGGCGTGGTTCATTCGAGGCGCTGCTCAAGCAGAGGCGGGAGGAGGGGGCAACGACGGGAAATGCCGGGCTCGCCGCCGCATCCGGCCCGCCGCCGGCATGGCGCGGTTTCCGCCCTATGCGTGTGTCGCGCAAGGTGCGGGAAAGCGGCAACGTGACCTCCCTCCTGCTCGAACCGACGGATGGCCAACCCGTTACCGCGGCACTGCCTGGGCAGTTCGTGGTGCTGCGGTTCGGGCCAGCTTCTGCGCCGGCGATGATGCGTAGCTATTCGCTGTCAGGCGAGCCCAGCGCCAGCCATTATCGCGTCAGCGTCAAGCGGGAGCCCCATGGCCTTGCCGGCTGTTACATCGATGACGAACTGCAGATTGGAGACATCGTGCAGGCAAGCGCCGCACGCGGCAGTTTCACGTTGCGGCCGGGCGCCTCGCCAATAGTTCTCTTGAGTGCGGGTATCGGCGTGACACCGGTGCTGGCGATGCTTCACGTTCTGGCGGCCGAAGCGTCGACCCGGCAAGTCTGGTGGTTATACGCTACCCGCAACGGCCGCGAACATCCGTTTGCCGAGGAGGCGCGCGGGCTGCTCGGGACGCTTGCTCACCATCGCAGCCACATTCGCTACAGTTTGCCCGACCCCGAGGATCGGCCGAAGCTGGATTTCGACGCTTACGGCCGTCTGGATGTGCAGTCGCTAAGAGCACTCGACCTGCCGCGCGATTGTGATGTCTATATCTGCGGGCCCTCGACATTCATGAGCGATCTGACCGTCGGACTGATAGCCCTGGGCATCGCCCCGGATCGCATCCACAGCGAGATGTTCGGCGCCGGTCCGTCGATAACCCCCGGAATGTCTGCTTCGCCGCCTCGTCCACCACATTCACCGGCGGGGTCTCCAGGCTCGGGGCCGCTGGTGTCGTTTGCGCGCACCGGTCTTAATGTGCGCTGGGAGCCGACATTCCAGAGCCTGCTCGAACTGGCGGAGGCCTGCGACGTGCCGGTGCGATGGTCGTGCCGAACCGGCGTCTGTCACACCTGCGAGACCGGGCTTGTAGCAGGGAGCGTCGACTACCGGCCCGACCCGGTCGATGCGCCGGCGGACGGCAACGTGCTGATCTGCTGCTCGAAGCCTAAGGGCGACATCGTGATCGATTTGTAG
- the yghX gene encoding YghX family hydrolase: protein MTRMTAKDFPQELLELYDYYAHGKITKREFLDRAGKFAVGGLTAAAILSSLSPDYALATQVEFTDPDIVAEYITYPSPKGNGDVRGYLVRPKNAAGKVAAVVVVHENRGLNPYIEDVARRVAKAGFIALAPDGLTSVGGYPGNDEKGRDLQQKVDPEKLMNDFFAAVEFLMKSDLTTGKVGITGFCYGGGVANAAAVAYPELAAAVPFYGRQPRAEDVPKIKAPLLLHYAGLDKGINEGWPAYEAALKSSQKIYEAYVYPDVNHGFHNDTTPRYDEAAAKLAWQRTVDWFTKYLA from the coding sequence ATGACCCGCATGACAGCCAAGGATTTCCCTCAGGAACTTCTCGAACTCTACGATTATTACGCGCACGGGAAGATTACCAAGCGCGAATTTCTCGACCGGGCCGGCAAATTTGCGGTCGGCGGGCTGACCGCAGCCGCCATTCTTTCGTCGCTGAGCCCCGACTATGCGCTGGCGACCCAGGTCGAGTTCACCGATCCCGACATCGTGGCCGAATACATCACCTATCCGTCGCCGAAAGGAAATGGAGATGTCCGCGGTTATCTCGTGCGCCCTAAAAACGCCGCCGGCAAAGTAGCGGCCGTGGTGGTCGTTCACGAAAACAGAGGCCTGAACCCCTATATCGAGGATGTGGCGCGACGCGTGGCAAAGGCGGGTTTCATCGCACTGGCGCCTGATGGACTCACTTCGGTCGGAGGTTATCCCGGCAACGACGAAAAGGGGCGTGACCTGCAGCAGAAGGTCGACCCGGAAAAGCTGATGAACGACTTCTTCGCGGCGGTCGAATTTCTGATGAAGAGCGACCTCACCACCGGCAAGGTCGGCATCACCGGCTTCTGCTACGGCGGCGGCGTCGCCAATGCTGCGGCGGTCGCCTATCCCGAACTTGCCGCAGCCGTGCCCTTTTACGGCAGACAGCCGCGCGCCGAGGACGTGCCGAAGATCAAGGCCCCCTTGCTTCTCCATTATGCCGGGCTGGACAAGGGCATCAACGAAGGCTGGCCGGCCTATGAAGCTGCGCTGAAATCCTCGCAAAAAATCTACGAAGCCTATGTCTATCCCGACGTCAATCACGGCTTCCACAACGACACCACGCCGCGCTACGACGAAGCAGCCGCCAAGCTCGCCTGGCAGCGCACGGTCGACTGGTTTACGAAATACCTAGCCTGA
- a CDS encoding Gfo/Idh/MocA family oxidoreductase, with translation MKVGIIGLGFRLGYLGYVFKAIDSSFDIVGYVDPEPAGLPGLTEKGVSVGKAYASPEELLASEKLDLLMIGSPNHLHLDHIRLGLQAGLKVFCEKPIVTTIAESIELAHLMAKFGHERLMVGLVLRYSPLYKDLRAIQAEGTLGQIVSIEASEHIEPYHGAFFMRDWRRYERYSGSFMLEKCCHDLDLYNGVVGARPERVASFGGRKSFIPANDPAREGINDLELFHRKPSGWMGTDKVFDSDADIIDYQVAIVEYENGVGMNFHTNLNVPDQFRRFAIMGSRGMAEGDFVRGYLDVHEQLTGNKVVENKYAATELSQHYGADEQMASDLLESVRTGLELPVSTLNALEAGILALAMDEARMKKTVVDLRPVWDRFDEALHARAA, from the coding sequence ATGAAAGTGGGAATCATCGGGCTAGGATTCCGGCTCGGCTATCTCGGATATGTGTTCAAAGCGATCGATAGCAGCTTCGACATTGTCGGCTATGTGGATCCGGAACCCGCCGGACTTCCCGGATTGACGGAAAAGGGAGTCTCGGTCGGCAAGGCCTATGCTTCGCCGGAGGAGCTGCTGGCTTCCGAAAAGCTCGATCTGCTGATGATCGGCTCCCCCAATCACCTGCATCTCGATCATATCAGGCTCGGACTGCAAGCCGGTCTCAAAGTCTTCTGTGAAAAGCCGATCGTTACGACGATCGCTGAAAGCATCGAGCTTGCCCATCTGATGGCGAAATTCGGCCATGAGCGACTGATGGTCGGCCTCGTGCTGCGTTATTCTCCACTCTATAAGGATCTGCGCGCCATCCAGGCCGAGGGCACACTCGGCCAGATCGTGTCGATCGAGGCCTCCGAACATATCGAGCCCTATCACGGCGCCTTCTTCATGCGCGACTGGCGCCGCTATGAGCGCTATTCCGGCAGCTTCATGCTGGAGAAATGCTGCCACGACCTCGACCTTTATAATGGCGTCGTCGGCGCGCGGCCCGAGCGCGTTGCAAGTTTCGGCGGCCGCAAGAGCTTCATTCCGGCCAACGACCCGGCGCGCGAGGGCATCAACGACCTCGAGCTTTTCCACCGCAAGCCGAGCGGCTGGATGGGAACGGACAAGGTCTTCGACAGCGATGCCGATATCATCGACTATCAGGTGGCGATCGTCGAATATGAAAATGGCGTCGGCATGAACTTCCACACCAATCTGAACGTGCCCGACCAATTCCGCCGTTTCGCCATCATGGGTTCGCGCGGCATGGCCGAAGGCGATTTCGTTCGTGGCTATCTCGACGTGCACGAACAATTGACCGGCAATAAGGTGGTCGAAAACAAATACGCTGCCACCGAGCTCTCCCAGCACTACGGGGCCGATGAGCAGATGGCGAGCGATCTGCTCGAAAGTGTGCGCACCGGGCTCGAACTTCCCGTCTCCACGCTGAATGCGCTGGAAGCCGGCATCCTCGCCTTGGCGATGGACGAAGCGAGGATGAAGAAAACGGTCGTCGACCTGCGTCCCGTCTGGGACCGCTTCGACGAAGCCCTTCACGCAAGAGCGGCTTGA
- a CDS encoding sugar ABC transporter permease, whose amino-acid sequence MSVQRSTFIFACILLLPAVLYVLAIVAYPLVDTFILSFTDASLRKTTNWVGWINYEKIFNERFAEVIIRTFIWTFFSVALKMVIGTFGACMLNAAVPGRSLFRLLTMPPWIVPMAIGIFMWGWMYNGQFGMISGVLQRLGLVDGPVAFLAYGSTAFWATIITDVWIGVPLVTIYFLAAIQSIPKDLYEAAWTDGAGRWYRFRRITLPLMVPAIITMSMLSLIATFNSFDIIWILTQGGPSGETTTMIIDTYQTAIGSKKYGEGAARAVLICIFLSLFCFAYFRVTRRLNPEKRA is encoded by the coding sequence ATGAGTGTTCAACGAAGCACCTTCATCTTCGCCTGCATCCTGCTTCTTCCGGCCGTGCTCTATGTTCTCGCCATCGTCGCCTATCCCCTCGTCGACACGTTCATTCTCTCCTTCACCGACGCATCGCTGAGGAAGACCACCAACTGGGTGGGCTGGATCAATTACGAGAAGATCTTCAACGAGCGGTTTGCCGAAGTCATCATCCGCACCTTCATCTGGACGTTCTTCTCGGTCGCGCTGAAAATGGTGATCGGCACCTTCGGCGCATGCATGCTGAATGCCGCGGTTCCCGGCCGCTCGCTGTTCCGGCTCTTGACCATGCCGCCATGGATCGTGCCGATGGCAATCGGCATCTTCATGTGGGGCTGGATGTATAATGGCCAGTTCGGGATGATATCGGGCGTTTTGCAGCGCCTCGGTCTGGTCGACGGTCCGGTCGCCTTCCTCGCCTATGGAAGCACCGCCTTCTGGGCAACGATCATCACCGATGTGTGGATCGGCGTGCCGCTGGTGACGATCTATTTCCTGGCGGCGATCCAATCCATTCCGAAGGATCTCTACGAGGCCGCCTGGACCGACGGCGCCGGCCGCTGGTATCGCTTCCGCCGCATCACCCTGCCGCTGATGGTGCCGGCGATCATCACCATGTCGATGCTGTCGCTGATCGCCACCTTCAATTCCTTCGACATCATCTGGATCCTGACGCAGGGCGGCCCGAGCGGCGAGACGACGACGATGATCATCGATACCTATCAGACAGCGATCGGTTCGAAGAAATACGGTGAGGGGGCGGCGCGCGCCGTGTTGATCTGCATCTTCTTGTCGCTCTTCTGCTTTGCCTATTTCCGCGTCACCCGCCGCCTCAACCCGGAGAAGCGCGCATGA
- a CDS encoding carbohydrate ABC transporter permease — MSNAAMIDRYRWWEIILIYCGIALFLFFVLAPFFEGFMVSLKPLSQLFSSPYRFWPENGSFEAYRTMWVSVPGFGRYIFNSFFISIIVTLVVLCLVIPAAYAFAKFEFKGMGILLGAFLTVNMFSGAVLLIPLFRLMRSMGVLNTYLAMIVPGVAFLIPSAIWLLRTYMIRIPQELNEAAYMDGASHFYTLRRVILPIAMPGIIVVAITTFIGAYAQQFIFALTFNSKTEYMPLPVGLFAYFGKQEVIWNELMAASFVGIAPAMVVIFFLQRYLVGGLTAGAVKQ; from the coding sequence ATGAGCAATGCAGCCATGATCGACCGTTACCGCTGGTGGGAAATCATCCTGATCTATTGCGGCATCGCGCTGTTTCTGTTCTTCGTGCTGGCGCCTTTCTTCGAAGGTTTCATGGTGTCGCTGAAGCCGCTCAGCCAGCTCTTCTCCTCGCCCTACCGCTTCTGGCCGGAGAACGGCTCGTTCGAGGCTTACCGGACGATGTGGGTCAGCGTTCCCGGCTTCGGACGCTATATCTTCAACTCGTTCTTCATCTCGATCATCGTCACGCTGGTCGTGCTCTGCCTCGTCATTCCGGCGGCCTATGCCTTCGCCAAGTTCGAATTCAAGGGCATGGGGATCCTGCTCGGCGCCTTCCTGACGGTGAACATGTTTTCCGGCGCCGTGCTTCTGATCCCGCTCTTCCGGCTGATGCGCAGCATGGGCGTGCTCAACACCTATCTCGCCATGATCGTGCCGGGAGTCGCCTTCCTGATCCCGTCGGCGATCTGGCTGCTGCGCACCTATATGATCCGCATCCCCCAGGAGCTCAACGAGGCGGCCTATATGGATGGCGCCAGCCATTTCTACACGCTTCGCCGCGTCATCCTGCCGATTGCGATGCCGGGCATCATCGTCGTCGCCATCACCACCTTCATCGGCGCTTACGCCCAGCAATTCATCTTCGCGCTGACCTTCAACTCGAAGACCGAATACATGCCCTTGCCGGTGGGTCTCTTTGCTTACTTCGGCAAGCAGGAGGTCATCTGGAACGAACTGATGGCGGCTTCCTTCGTCGGCATCGCGCCGGCGATGGTCGTCATCTTCTTCCTTCAGCGCTACCTTGTCGGCGGGCTGACCGCCGGTGCGGTGAAACAATAA
- a CDS encoding extracellular solute-binding protein produces MALALLGSTALTAVTAHAADKEISWIYCGDTIDPVHTKYIKQWEEKNAGWKIAPEVVGWAQCQDKATTLAAAGTPVAMAYVGSRTLKEFAQNDLIVPVPMTDDEKKAYYPHIVDTVTFEGNQWGVPIAFSTKALYWNKDLFKQAGLDPETPPKTWAEEIEMAKTIKEKTGIPGFGLSAKTFDNTMHQFMHWVYTNNGAVTDADGKVTLDSPQILAALKAYKDIVPYSEEGPTAYEQNEVRAIFLDGKVAMIQAGSGAADRLKKTQISWGITTLPLGPDAKGPGTLLITDSLAIFKGSGVEDKAIEFAKFITSPDVQPEYELQGGAGLTPLRPSAKVDEFVAKDANWKPLIDGISYGGPEPLFTDYKGFQNSIIEMIQSVVTGKAEPEAALKKAAGEIEAFK; encoded by the coding sequence ATGGCGCTCGCTTTGCTCGGTTCGACCGCACTGACCGCGGTCACTGCCCATGCAGCCGACAAGGAAATCAGCTGGATCTATTGCGGAGACACGATCGACCCGGTTCACACCAAATACATCAAGCAGTGGGAAGAAAAGAACGCGGGCTGGAAGATCGCCCCCGAGGTGGTCGGCTGGGCGCAGTGCCAGGACAAGGCAACGACACTTGCCGCCGCCGGCACGCCGGTCGCCATGGCCTATGTCGGTTCGCGCACGCTGAAGGAATTCGCCCAGAACGATCTTATCGTGCCGGTGCCGATGACCGATGACGAGAAGAAGGCCTATTATCCCCACATCGTCGACACGGTGACGTTCGAGGGTAACCAGTGGGGCGTTCCGATCGCCTTCTCCACCAAGGCGCTTTACTGGAACAAGGATCTCTTCAAGCAGGCCGGCCTTGACCCCGAGACGCCGCCGAAGACCTGGGCCGAAGAAATCGAGATGGCCAAGACCATCAAGGAGAAGACCGGCATTCCGGGCTTCGGTCTCTCCGCCAAGACCTTCGACAATACCATGCACCAGTTCATGCATTGGGTTTACACCAACAACGGCGCGGTGACCGATGCCGATGGCAAGGTCACGCTCGACAGCCCGCAGATTCTCGCCGCGCTGAAGGCCTATAAGGACATCGTCCCCTACTCCGAAGAAGGCCCGACGGCCTACGAGCAGAACGAAGTCCGCGCCATCTTCCTCGACGGCAAGGTGGCGATGATCCAGGCCGGCTCGGGTGCCGCCGACCGTCTGAAGAAGACGCAGATCAGCTGGGGCATCACGACGCTGCCGCTCGGCCCCGACGCCAAAGGCCCAGGCACGCTGTTGATCACCGACAGCCTGGCGATCTTCAAGGGTTCTGGAGTCGAGGACAAGGCGATAGAATTCGCCAAGTTCATCACCTCGCCTGATGTCCAGCCGGAATACGAGCTGCAGGGCGGCGCCGGCCTCACCCCGCTGCGCCCCTCCGCCAAGGTCGACGAGTTCGTCGCCAAGGATGCCAATTGGAAGCCTTTGATCGACGGCATCAGCTACGGTGGTCCCGAGCCGCTCTTCACCGACTATAAGGGCTTCCAGAACTCGATAATCGAGATGATCCAGTCGGTGGTAACAGGCAAGGCCGAGCCGGAAGCAGCGCTCAAGAAGGCTGCCGGCGAAATCGAAGCCTTCAAGTAA
- the ugpC gene encoding sn-glycerol-3-phosphate ABC transporter ATP-binding protein UgpC, protein MGQLLLNKVQKFYGDYEVLKGVQLDVKNGEFVVFVGPSGCGKSTLLRMIAGLDATTAGDIVIDGVRVNDLPPVKRGIAMVFQSYALYPHMTVFENIAFPLRVEKMEEAKLKARVENAARILHLEQRLQQKPGVLSGGQRQRVAIGRAIVREPKIFLFDEPLSNLDAALRSDMRIELAKLHRALKATMIYVTHDQVEAMTMADRIVVLDAGDISQTGAPLELYHKPANQFVAGFIGNPKMNFLPVTCKGVSGSGVEVDYLGQTAVLPVTPRDGMAGKALTLGIRPEHIQLNGGDIVFTVTPTVIERLGANTVAYASLNGEGENFCAMLPGSVGIRADAPVATGINAADCHLFDEAGIAFERRVELTEIDMNVINPTAA, encoded by the coding sequence TTGGGACAGCTTCTTCTCAACAAAGTTCAGAAATTCTATGGCGACTACGAAGTTCTGAAGGGCGTGCAGCTCGATGTGAAGAACGGCGAGTTCGTCGTCTTCGTCGGCCCGTCCGGCTGCGGCAAGTCCACCCTGCTGCGGATGATCGCCGGTCTCGACGCGACGACGGCTGGCGATATCGTCATCGACGGCGTCAGGGTCAACGACCTGCCGCCGGTCAAGCGCGGCATCGCCATGGTGTTCCAGTCCTACGCGCTCTACCCGCACATGACGGTCTTCGAAAACATCGCCTTCCCGCTTCGCGTCGAAAAGATGGAAGAGGCAAAGCTCAAGGCCAGGGTGGAAAATGCGGCGCGCATCCTGCACCTTGAACAGCGGCTGCAGCAGAAACCCGGCGTGCTTTCCGGCGGCCAGCGCCAGCGCGTCGCAATCGGCCGCGCCATCGTGCGCGAACCGAAGATCTTCCTGTTCGACGAGCCGCTGTCCAACCTCGACGCCGCGCTGCGCTCCGACATGCGCATCGAGCTTGCCAAGCTGCACAGGGCGTTGAAGGCGACGATGATCTATGTGACGCACGACCAGGTCGAAGCGATGACCATGGCCGACCGTATCGTCGTGCTCGACGCCGGCGACATCTCCCAGACGGGCGCGCCGCTGGAACTTTATCACAAGCCGGCAAACCAGTTCGTCGCCGGCTTCATCGGCAACCCGAAAATGAATTTCCTGCCGGTGACCTGCAAAGGCGTCAGCGGCAGCGGCGTCGAGGTGGATTATCTCGGCCAGACGGCCGTTCTGCCGGTGACCCCGCGCGACGGCATGGCCGGTAAGGCTTTGACGCTCGGCATCCGCCCGGAACATATCCAGCTCAATGGCGGCGATATCGTCTTTACCGTGACGCCGACGGTCATCGAACGGCTTGGCGCCAATACGGTCGCTTACGCCTCGCTCAACGGCGAGGGCGAGAATTTCTGCGCCATGCTGCCCGGCAGCGTCGGTATCCGCGCCGACGCACCGGTTGCAACGGGCATCAATGCCGCCGATTGCCATCTCTTCGACGAGGCGGGCATTGCCTTCGAGCGGCGCGTGGAACTGACGGAAATCGACATGAACGTGATCAACCCGACGGCGGCTTGA
- a CDS encoding DUF2971 domain-containing protein, whose product MAISRKTKTSGDITVKKSSPDTKTPTHLTHYTDLSGLKGIIENNELWLSHAAFLNDPQELEHGVEQTKRVLNNLLDGKAVGSTAKARQKLIKDIADDMENFERPAAYIACLCERSDILSQWRGYASRQGVSVTFRMSGLRSCFSDLDAELLQVAYGINEAKRHLRTAIAEKFPDIVDDFDYMLGTEEDDAIRRKFKDLLATLVPRFKHYGFREEQEWRLVVRNPPIDKLKFRPRGQLMLPYLELKSKKKKLPISAVRIGPGVNDEAVQKSIRFFLEARGYDPDLVEMSSTPYRT is encoded by the coding sequence ATGGCCATCTCCAGGAAAACGAAGACGTCAGGCGACATAACAGTCAAAAAATCCAGCCCTGACACGAAGACGCCTACACACCTCACGCATTACACCGATCTCTCAGGTCTGAAGGGGATCATTGAAAATAACGAGCTATGGCTCAGCCACGCTGCGTTTCTCAACGATCCGCAAGAGCTTGAACACGGCGTCGAGCAGACCAAAAGGGTTTTGAACAACCTCCTGGACGGCAAGGCCGTCGGGTCGACCGCAAAAGCGCGACAGAAGCTGATCAAGGACATTGCGGATGATATGGAGAACTTTGAACGGCCGGCAGCCTATATCGCGTGCCTTTGCGAGCGCTCCGACATTTTGAGTCAATGGCGAGGATACGCCTCACGCCAAGGCGTCAGTGTCACCTTTAGAATGTCCGGCCTAAGGAGTTGCTTTAGCGACCTCGATGCTGAGCTGTTGCAGGTTGCCTACGGTATAAACGAGGCAAAACGGCACCTGAGAACCGCGATAGCGGAAAAGTTTCCGGATATTGTCGATGATTTTGATTACATGCTTGGGACTGAGGAGGACGATGCAATCCGACGAAAATTCAAAGATCTGCTTGCGACACTGGTACCCAGATTCAAGCATTATGGATTCCGGGAAGAGCAAGAGTGGCGTCTGGTTGTCCGGAACCCTCCGATCGACAAACTCAAGTTTCGGCCACGCGGGCAGCTGATGCTGCCCTATCTCGAATTGAAATCAAAAAAGAAGAAGCTGCCGATCAGCGCCGTGAGGATCGGCCCCGGCGTCAATGACGAAGCCGTGCAAAAGAGCATCAGATTCTTTCTTGAGGCCCGCGGTTACGATCCTGATCTGGTAGAGATGAGCTCGACCCCCTACAGAACCTGA
- a CDS encoding D-TA family PLP-dependent enzyme, whose translation MHDARFAVVAKAGDRIADLSTPRPVIDEDRLAANITRVQSYMDQHGLNFRPHIKTHKIPALAVAQLAAGARGINCQKVTEAEVFAEAGFGDILITFNILGQQKLERLARLNEKIPALKVVADSETTVDGLAAHFSGHKPITVLVECDTGGGRCGVQTPEEAASLAKRIAAADGLTFGGIVTYPKPQSAAAVEAFIVETLDHLKPEGITCPIVSNGGTPSLFEAHLVTSATEHRAGTYIYNDRQMVRMGHCTEEDCAMHVLATVVSRPTADRAVIDAGSKALTSDLQGFGDYGLIVGYPQTRISSLSEEHGVIDLSNCTTPRPQIGEKLFIIPNHTCVVSNLFDTMVFHRGGVVTRVEQVAARGLVW comes from the coding sequence ATGCATGATGCCCGGTTTGCCGTCGTCGCCAAGGCAGGAGACAGGATCGCCGATCTCTCGACGCCGCGTCCTGTCATCGACGAAGACCGGCTGGCTGCCAACATCACCCGCGTCCAGTCCTATATGGATCAGCACGGGCTGAACTTCCGCCCGCACATCAAGACGCACAAGATCCCGGCATTGGCCGTGGCGCAGCTTGCCGCAGGCGCCAGGGGCATCAATTGCCAGAAGGTCACGGAAGCCGAGGTCTTCGCCGAAGCCGGCTTCGGCGATATCCTGATCACCTTCAACATCCTCGGACAGCAGAAGCTCGAGCGCCTGGCCAGGTTGAACGAGAAAATCCCGGCGCTGAAGGTCGTCGCCGACAGCGAAACGACGGTCGACGGGCTGGCGGCGCATTTTTCCGGCCACAAGCCGATCACCGTGCTGGTGGAATGCGACACCGGCGGCGGCCGCTGCGGCGTGCAGACGCCGGAGGAGGCCGCCTCGCTCGCCAAGCGCATCGCCGCTGCCGACGGCCTCACCTTCGGCGGCATCGTCACCTACCCCAAGCCGCAATCGGCCGCCGCCGTCGAAGCCTTCATCGTCGAAACGCTGGACCACCTGAAACCGGAAGGCATAACCTGCCCGATCGTCAGCAATGGCGGAACGCCAAGCCTGTTCGAAGCGCATCTGGTCACATCGGCGACGGAACACCGCGCAGGCACCTATATCTACAACGACCGCCAGATGGTGCGCATGGGCCATTGCACCGAGGAGGATTGCGCCATGCATGTGCTGGCGACCGTCGTGTCACGGCCAACCGCCGACCGCGCCGTCATCGATGCCGGCTCGAAGGCGCTGACCTCGGATCTTCAGGGTTTTGGCGATTACGGCCTGATCGTCGGCTATCCCCAAACGCGGATCAGCAGCCTCTCGGAAGAACATGGCGTGATCGACCTATCGAACTGCACCACCCCCCGGCCGCAGATCGGCGAGAAGCTCTTCATCATCCCGAACCACACCTGCGTGGTGTCCAACCTGTTCGACACGATGGTCTTCCATCGGGGTGGCGTTGTGACCCGCGTCGAGCAAGTCGCGGCCCGCGGTCTCGTCTGGTAG